The following proteins are encoded in a genomic region of Cyclonatronum proteinivorum:
- a CDS encoding M1 family aminopeptidase: protein MDLQAIIIEINLYSRMLNPRKQTARPNDRHAFLVLGLFFMGWIFAGCGLIAQIRGDQPDDSQEVDSVEAPGWIIPEGEPQFLRPRTWNLLHQAVQMGFDFSGRAVNGTTELTLVNLRSVSRELTLDAKTMSFNQIRLAGETHNLSFAQDSATVTIDLGRDFLQDDTLRVVLDFTSQPPNRGLYFIDPDGTDPTRPTQIWTLGQPEDNSFWLPTIDHPAERATQEFWITVPDSMRTVSNGFLISSVSEPESGLRTDYWRLDLPHAPYLFAFAAGVFKSTEIWQNDILYTYYTEPRYDDYKNMIYDRTEDIMAYFEERFDFPYPWGAYGQVSVRDFIARGMENTGATFLYHLAQFDDRGAIDRDNTDLIVHELVHQWFGNLVTTRDWANLPFNEGFANYFEILYKRDRMGYETGTDHSLQHQKDYFEEAQRYRRPIIWNEYQQPEDMYDRHTYAKAGQVLGMLHELVGDEIWWASVRNLLRTHAFSAVDMRDVQHIFETELGESLAWFFDQWFYEPGHPELSVRFENVRNPDTEAHEVRVTITQKQDLSLQPLYRMYAELDIISGLGFERVSVVVSDEVNTFYFPVPQPVTDVIFDPYGYQLAEINEETGALQLRIRMAHMEPAVRYRALEAIGKQGLAEQFSEDINYLGRHDASHRNRAKALALLRGQEGIHVLQTGLQHWQPERQPDVQVRLAALQLLGPFTAQERVRRTLSEAIRGESYLVSAKALRMYAAADYPDAFNQAAGLHGTYSWNEVVQEAVTDALIELGTEEAAALLETISLMPGDRSFSNRAQRWLEEQREAAEGYSDETTETDADTEINR from the coding sequence ATGGACTTACAAGCCATCATCATTGAGATTAACCTGTATTCACGAATGCTAAATCCACGAAAACAAACAGCTCGTCCCAACGACCGTCACGCCTTTTTAGTTTTGGGGCTATTTTTCATGGGATGGATTTTCGCAGGATGCGGCCTGATTGCTCAAATCAGAGGTGATCAGCCGGACGATTCGCAGGAGGTTGACAGCGTTGAAGCGCCTGGCTGGATCATACCGGAAGGTGAACCGCAGTTTCTGAGACCACGTACCTGGAACCTTCTCCATCAGGCTGTACAGATGGGGTTTGATTTTTCCGGGCGCGCTGTAAACGGCACAACCGAGCTCACACTGGTCAACCTGCGATCTGTTTCGCGGGAGCTAACCCTTGATGCCAAAACGATGTCGTTTAATCAAATCCGTCTTGCGGGTGAAACCCATAATTTGAGTTTCGCGCAGGATTCCGCAACCGTAACCATAGATCTCGGCCGGGATTTTCTGCAGGATGACACCCTTAGGGTTGTGCTGGATTTTACGTCACAACCCCCAAATCGGGGCCTGTATTTTATCGATCCGGACGGCACGGATCCAACAAGGCCCACACAGATTTGGACGCTGGGTCAGCCCGAAGACAACAGCTTTTGGCTGCCTACCATTGATCATCCGGCGGAGCGGGCTACGCAGGAGTTTTGGATAACCGTACCCGATTCTATGCGCACTGTTTCGAATGGTTTCCTGATATCTTCTGTGAGTGAACCGGAAAGCGGGCTGCGCACCGATTACTGGCGCCTGGACCTGCCACACGCCCCATACCTTTTCGCTTTTGCGGCGGGCGTTTTTAAAAGCACGGAAATCTGGCAAAATGACATCCTGTACACCTACTACACAGAGCCGCGCTATGACGATTACAAAAACATGATTTATGACCGGACCGAAGACATTATGGCTTACTTCGAAGAACGTTTTGATTTTCCGTATCCCTGGGGAGCCTACGGTCAGGTTTCCGTCCGGGATTTTATTGCGAGGGGGATGGAGAACACCGGGGCAACCTTTCTCTATCATCTTGCACAGTTTGATGACAGAGGTGCCATTGACCGGGATAACACGGATCTGATCGTGCATGAGCTGGTACATCAGTGGTTCGGGAATCTTGTTACTACCCGCGACTGGGCCAACCTGCCTTTTAATGAAGGTTTTGCCAACTATTTTGAAATCCTGTATAAGCGGGACCGGATGGGCTATGAAACCGGCACGGATCACAGCTTACAGCACCAAAAAGATTATTTTGAAGAAGCGCAGCGGTATCGCAGGCCCATCATCTGGAATGAGTATCAGCAACCCGAGGACATGTACGACCGCCATACCTATGCCAAGGCCGGGCAGGTGCTTGGCATGCTGCACGAGCTGGTTGGTGATGAGATTTGGTGGGCTTCCGTCCGAAATCTTCTCAGAACACATGCATTCAGCGCGGTTGATATGCGTGATGTGCAGCACATCTTTGAAACAGAGCTGGGCGAAAGTCTGGCCTGGTTTTTCGATCAGTGGTTTTATGAGCCGGGACACCCGGAACTTTCAGTCCGCTTCGAAAATGTACGCAATCCCGACACGGAAGCTCACGAAGTGCGGGTCACCATAACACAAAAACAGGATCTTAGCCTTCAGCCTTTATACCGCATGTACGCGGAACTCGACATCATTTCAGGCCTGGGGTTTGAGCGGGTTAGCGTAGTGGTTTCGGATGAGGTCAATACCTTTTACTTCCCGGTTCCCCAACCGGTCACGGACGTTATCTTTGATCCGTACGGGTATCAGCTGGCCGAAATAAATGAAGAAACGGGCGCTTTGCAGCTGCGTATTCGCATGGCACATATGGAACCGGCTGTTCGTTATCGCGCCCTTGAAGCCATTGGAAAACAAGGTCTGGCTGAGCAATTTTCCGAAGATATCAACTATCTGGGCCGCCATGACGCGAGTCACCGAAACCGTGCCAAAGCCCTGGCGTTGCTGCGGGGGCAGGAGGGTATTCATGTACTGCAAACCGGCCTGCAGCACTGGCAGCCGGAACGTCAGCCTGATGTTCAGGTGAGGCTTGCGGCGCTGCAGCTTCTCGGGCCTTTCACAGCACAGGAGCGCGTTCGCCGGACTTTATCGGAAGCCATTCGCGGGGAGAGCTACCTTGTAAGCGCAAAGGCCCTTCGCATGTATGCTGCCGCTGATTACCCCGATGCCTTTAATCAAGCCGCAGGCCTGCACGGCACCTACTCCTGGAACGAGGTCGTTCAGGAGGCCGTCAC
- a CDS encoding glycosyltransferase family 117 protein, translating to MQTDHKTLNRIFALVSFLFAFILYLLTLSPTADFWDPAERIATAYALQIPHPPGAPMYMLLGRMFSMFMPTEYVAYSINLMSAISSGITIMLLYLIVVRLVRTFTLGHPDTWDDTAKIAMYGGALIGALTFAATDSLWFISVEAETYAMSLTFTALVFWLALKWASVADEKGNERWLVLIAYLVGIAFGIHLLNLLAIFAIALLIYFRKFEFTITGFLAAAGLSVVAFLVIFPGTIIWMPNLANSISQATVGLIGPGLFMLGVLSILGAGIWYTHQNNMKVANYIVVAYTAIMIGYSSYAVIFIRSMSNPAIDQNNPDNIERFTSFIKREQYGTAPLLMGNSFNNLQMDVDRSRDVFFPRRHSTQPQHLAVYANYSSDLDFFLRYQLGHMYFRYFNFNFIGRQADIQDAPSYWGTFSADERFADNPANHFYWYLPFLLGLFGGIYHFVRDWKRALSVLALFVMTGIAIVVFLNQTPMQPRERDYSYAGSFFAFSIWIGLGATGLLDLLRTAVRNKFALIGAIVVMYLLVPMRVLSENYHVGDRSQRFVAPDYAFNLLNSVEPHSILFTNGDNDTFPLWFLQEVYGIRTDVRIVCLSLLNTSWYIDQVKNRWNHDAPPVRLSYTDREIQNIEDKFRFERESDFHRPGTVRIPFDRERFARIISDERLPGQVTIDEHIEAGVAVWPDDLHKPEFTFHVPLEELDDEISFFHQGIVLFSDGDRTFHYTRIQDDIVLDIVRENLNERPIYFAITVAGDAMLGMENYLRLEGKAFRVIPKFHEEEFGHLDTRIHGERLKQFRLRNVNQEGIYFDQNIRRMLDNYRTVFTRQADAFIRKGEYDQANYWLTWGEDIMPFHTIQPDLTSLLTYALRYAQAQNGVDAVRLADDFLPDFMRELRRAVNNMDTVEDELTMLEARLRDPAVRGNPDRRNRLIARTQHLENTLQQHHRRYTSNLSRLIVMQQIYFLANEDETAAGIADMINEIVGTDINFPRDREANNEAFSRIFI from the coding sequence ATGCAAACGGACCACAAAACCCTTAACCGGATTTTTGCACTCGTCAGTTTTCTGTTCGCCTTCATTCTGTATTTGCTCACGCTTTCGCCAACGGCCGACTTCTGGGATCCGGCTGAGCGGATAGCAACCGCATACGCCCTGCAGATACCGCATCCACCGGGAGCGCCGATGTATATGCTGTTGGGGCGCATGTTTTCGATGTTCATGCCGACCGAGTACGTAGCGTATTCTATAAATTTGATGAGCGCGATTTCTTCGGGTATCACCATCATGCTACTGTACCTGATTGTGGTCCGGCTGGTGCGCACCTTTACCCTTGGGCACCCCGATACCTGGGATGATACCGCTAAGATAGCGATGTACGGCGGCGCGCTGATCGGTGCCCTCACATTCGCAGCAACCGACAGCCTCTGGTTCATTTCCGTTGAAGCGGAAACCTATGCCATGTCCCTCACCTTCACCGCCCTGGTTTTCTGGCTCGCGCTTAAGTGGGCTTCTGTTGCGGATGAAAAAGGGAACGAGCGCTGGCTTGTCCTTATCGCGTATCTGGTGGGGATTGCATTCGGGATTCACCTCCTCAACCTGCTCGCCATTTTTGCCATTGCGCTCCTGATTTATTTCCGGAAATTTGAGTTCACCATTACCGGATTTCTTGCGGCTGCCGGTCTTTCCGTTGTTGCGTTTCTGGTGATTTTCCCGGGAACCATTATCTGGATGCCGAATCTTGCCAACAGCATCAGTCAGGCTACGGTTGGGCTGATCGGACCCGGACTGTTTATGCTTGGCGTGCTTTCCATTCTCGGAGCGGGCATTTGGTACACGCATCAGAACAATATGAAGGTCGCTAACTATATAGTAGTTGCCTACACCGCCATTATGATCGGCTACTCGAGTTACGCGGTGATTTTTATCCGCTCCATGAGCAATCCCGCGATTGACCAAAACAATCCTGATAACATCGAGCGGTTCACGAGTTTCATTAAGCGTGAACAATACGGCACCGCCCCCCTGCTGATGGGCAACAGTTTCAACAATCTTCAGATGGATGTTGACCGAAGCCGTGATGTCTTTTTCCCGCGCAGGCACTCAACCCAGCCGCAGCACCTTGCCGTTTACGCCAACTATTCCAGCGACCTCGATTTCTTTCTGCGGTATCAGCTGGGCCACATGTACTTCCGCTATTTTAATTTCAACTTCATCGGCAGGCAGGCTGATATTCAGGACGCGCCCTCATACTGGGGCACCTTCAGCGCAGATGAGCGCTTCGCGGATAACCCGGCCAATCATTTCTACTGGTATCTGCCTTTCCTGCTGGGACTCTTTGGCGGGATTTATCATTTTGTCAGGGACTGGAAACGGGCCCTTTCCGTACTTGCGCTTTTTGTGATGACCGGCATTGCCATCGTCGTGTTTCTTAATCAGACGCCAATGCAGCCACGGGAACGGGATTATTCCTACGCCGGCTCCTTCTTTGCGTTTTCGATATGGATAGGTTTGGGGGCGACCGGGCTGCTGGATTTACTGCGAACAGCGGTCCGAAACAAATTCGCCCTTATAGGCGCAATCGTAGTGATGTATTTGCTGGTGCCCATGCGGGTCCTGTCGGAAAACTATCATGTAGGCGACCGAAGCCAGCGCTTTGTAGCGCCGGACTATGCGTTCAACCTCCTCAATTCTGTTGAGCCGCACAGTATTTTGTTCACAAACGGTGATAACGATACCTTCCCGCTTTGGTTTTTGCAGGAAGTGTACGGCATTCGAACCGATGTCCGAATTGTGTGTCTGAGTCTGCTCAATACCTCCTGGTACATCGATCAGGTAAAAAACCGCTGGAATCACGACGCGCCGCCGGTCAGACTTTCCTATACCGACCGGGAAATTCAGAATATTGAAGACAAGTTCCGTTTTGAGCGGGAATCTGACTTTCACCGCCCCGGCACCGTCCGCATTCCCTTTGATCGCGAACGCTTTGCAAGAATCATTTCTGACGAACGTCTTCCGGGACAGGTCACCATTGACGAGCATATTGAAGCGGGTGTAGCGGTTTGGCCGGATGACCTCCACAAACCTGAGTTCACCTTCCACGTCCCCCTTGAAGAGCTTGATGATGAAATCAGCTTTTTCCATCAGGGGATCGTACTCTTCTCCGATGGCGACAGGACCTTCCACTATACACGCATTCAGGATGATATCGTGCTCGACATCGTCAGGGAAAATCTGAATGAGCGCCCGATTTATTTTGCTATCACGGTTGCGGGTGACGCCATGCTTGGTATGGAAAACTACCTCCGCCTTGAAGGAAAAGCTTTCCGGGTGATTCCAAAGTTTCATGAAGAAGAGTTCGGACACCTCGATACCCGTATTCACGGTGAGCGTCTGAAGCAATTCAGGCTGCGCAATGTAAATCAGGAAGGCATTTACTTCGATCAGAACATCCGCAGAATGCTGGATAACTACCGCACGGTATTTACGCGTCAGGCAGACGCCTTTATCCGGAAAGGAGAGTACGATCAGGCCAACTACTGGCTCACATGGGGTGAAGACATCATGCCGTTTCATACCATCCAACCGGACCTTACGTCCCTCCTTACGTACGCGCTGCGATATGCGCAGGCGCAGAACGGAGTTGACGCTGTCCGCCTCGCGGATGATTTCTTACCCGATTTCATGCGGGAGCTCCGGCGCGCTGTCAATAATATGGACACGGTTGAAGACGAACTCACCATGCTCGAAGCCCGTCTGCGAGATCCGGCTGTTCGGGGCAATCCTGACCGCAGAAACCGGCTCATTGCACGCACGCAGCATTTGGAAAATACGCTGCAACAGCACCATCGCAGGTATACGAGCAACCTCTCCCGCCTCATCGTAATGCAGCAAATCTACTTCCTCGCCAATGAAGACGAAACAGCTGCGGGCATTGCCGATATGATCAACGAAATTGTTGGCACAGATATCAATTTCCCGCGCGACCGCGAAGCCAACAACGAAGCCTTCAGCCGCATATTTATCTGA